In Vibrio atlanticus, the following proteins share a genomic window:
- a CDS encoding M48 family metallopeptidase has translation MPVFQYGTTEIEWMFKVDKKLSHHYVTVERGKTVLLRGPDVSEEEQLELIRYRARWIKQRLAEVNQPLKDEIVSGSRAPYRGRTFYCEVIPAPELSMVEVSFNQSRFKVLSPEGHFVSRELFKAALERFYKQKAQDKIGSRLRHWLRETGLDATTYKIKKFEARWANCTDNDVLEFHPRCMEFSNSVMDYIIIHELCHTVEKSHNKVFWQLVTKHCPNWKELHAEVEHSGMGL, from the coding sequence ATGCCAGTTTTCCAATATGGAACCACTGAAATCGAGTGGATGTTTAAAGTTGATAAGAAGCTGTCACATCACTACGTCACCGTAGAGAGAGGTAAGACAGTTCTTCTTCGTGGTCCAGATGTGTCAGAAGAAGAGCAACTTGAATTGATTCGTTATCGTGCTCGTTGGATCAAGCAGCGTTTAGCAGAGGTAAACCAGCCGCTAAAAGATGAGATTGTAAGCGGCAGTAGAGCACCCTATAGAGGACGAACGTTCTATTGTGAAGTTATCCCTGCTCCTGAGCTTTCAATGGTCGAGGTTAGCTTTAATCAAAGCCGTTTTAAGGTGTTATCGCCTGAAGGTCACTTTGTTAGCCGAGAGCTATTTAAAGCCGCTCTAGAACGTTTTTATAAGCAGAAAGCTCAAGATAAGATAGGCTCACGCCTACGTCATTGGCTGCGTGAAACTGGTTTAGATGCCACGACATACAAAATTAAAAAATTTGAGGCTCGCTGGGCTAACTGCACTGATAATGATGTATTAGAGTTTCATCCTCGCTGCATGGAGTTTTCAAACAGCGTTATGGATTACATCATCATCCATGAACTCTGCCATACCGTGGAGAAAAGCCACAATAAAGTATTCTGGCAATTAGTGACTAAGCACTGTCCGAACTGGAAAGAGTTGCATGCAGAAGTAGAGCATTCAGGAATGGGGTTATAG
- a CDS encoding DEAD/DEAH box helicase family protein: protein MKSCDVNTLAPFQHQIINNFQSNEICVLSHPNISIPDLLANKKVVAPKTVNHRNTTQICTYYKEAKQKLSTIVIDSKSYREHAINTVIDNYFSYQLPIFDVYTGRFFDCKDKLGHLLELAKLLMSDQILSIAVKQTIKIVPLSYPDANSLLIKYNLTGNFSEKFVDLFNQATSHKEQAVSSYYKIATEFKAENIDDIHSLNHKKLFTHTTTVALKAKTGVGKTKYVFSPLSQTSSCTQKVVYISHLVALSEQFCQQNQATSYSSSVLNEIENSTRLSLVINSLYKPHLLLKAMDADLLIIDEFEKVLSAIVGSKNNREMKSPQVYDALCLALKQAKQVIVGDADLSNFSLNFLKKIRPDLIFMNCTQNPYTSITAIVKAQEPILCSTTLKQTLFESKVFLFDTRSTLQATAVSLGFKNIAGLECEAEALKSGVLILHGKNKEMKAQKAFLSNPENEIQKYKAILASPCLSAGFSITTSYTNSVHIFCNGTLTPDELINFSRRFRSARQLIFCPRSVCRLHQDFSELERKDEFHALSLQYNEKKSYLNENIAFSLVQLLHADGFNVDVQECETGMLNSSRRAISNTTKTFRISQDSAIIEANDISTKKYQQLTACHNLTSLEIAECKRYNLKKTYQLNNISREDIKFDKVFNRKLFKVVCSIPDESNDLMSDDPNLLRAANLLVSIVFRSDTVDVREKSNHFIHEGKTLNIVACLAKHWKILGHEFPNVTAPYQINTKNKATRFLKSALHVIGADLTKFSGNTGKARIVFKDNALSYFNRL, encoded by the coding sequence ATGAAATCTTGTGATGTAAATACTCTTGCCCCCTTCCAGCACCAAATTATCAACAACTTTCAGAGTAACGAAATTTGCGTGCTCTCGCACCCAAACATATCTATTCCTGATCTATTAGCTAATAAAAAAGTAGTCGCTCCTAAAACTGTAAATCACCGAAATACAACTCAAATATGTACCTATTACAAAGAAGCAAAACAAAAATTATCAACGATAGTGATCGACTCAAAATCATATCGTGAGCATGCTATCAATACCGTAATCGATAACTATTTTTCTTACCAGCTTCCTATATTTGATGTATATACAGGCAGATTTTTTGACTGTAAAGATAAGCTTGGTCACTTACTAGAGCTAGCAAAACTATTAATGTCAGATCAAATATTATCTATAGCAGTTAAACAAACAATAAAGATAGTTCCGCTCAGTTACCCAGATGCAAATTCATTACTAATAAAATACAACCTGACTGGAAATTTTTCTGAAAAATTTGTAGACCTATTCAATCAAGCAACCAGTCACAAAGAGCAAGCTGTATCTTCGTACTATAAAATTGCAACTGAATTCAAAGCAGAAAATATCGATGATATCCACAGCCTAAATCACAAAAAGCTTTTCACTCATACCACAACAGTAGCTTTAAAAGCCAAGACAGGAGTAGGAAAGACAAAATACGTCTTCTCACCTCTATCGCAAACTTCAAGTTGCACTCAGAAAGTGGTTTACATATCTCACTTAGTTGCTTTGAGTGAACAATTCTGCCAACAGAACCAGGCAACATCATATTCATCCTCCGTGCTTAATGAAATTGAGAACAGCACTAGACTTTCATTAGTAATCAACAGTCTCTATAAACCTCATCTTCTACTTAAAGCTATGGATGCGGACCTACTAATCATAGATGAATTTGAAAAGGTACTCAGCGCAATTGTGGGATCGAAAAACAATCGAGAAATGAAATCACCACAAGTATATGACGCGCTTTGTTTAGCATTAAAACAAGCCAAACAGGTGATTGTTGGTGATGCAGACCTAAGTAATTTCAGCCTTAACTTTTTAAAGAAGATCAGACCTGACTTGATTTTTATGAACTGCACGCAGAATCCATATACTTCCATAACTGCTATCGTCAAAGCTCAGGAACCCATATTATGTTCAACAACTCTAAAACAGACATTATTTGAAAGTAAAGTTTTCTTATTTGATACTCGAAGTACTCTCCAAGCAACTGCTGTCAGCTTAGGATTCAAAAATATAGCTGGTTTAGAGTGTGAAGCTGAAGCTCTTAAATCTGGAGTACTCATCCTTCACGGAAAAAACAAAGAGATGAAGGCACAAAAAGCATTCCTCTCTAATCCAGAGAACGAGATACAAAAGTATAAAGCAATACTTGCATCTCCATGCCTAAGTGCTGGTTTTTCTATTACAACTAGCTATACAAATTCTGTTCATATTTTTTGCAACGGTACTCTAACACCAGACGAATTGATCAATTTCTCACGTAGATTTCGCAGTGCTAGACAATTAATATTCTGTCCAAGATCAGTCTGTAGACTACATCAGGATTTCTCAGAATTAGAAAGAAAAGATGAATTTCACGCTCTATCACTTCAGTACAATGAAAAGAAATCTTACTTGAATGAAAATATTGCGTTCTCATTAGTACAACTGTTACATGCGGATGGTTTTAATGTAGATGTTCAAGAGTGTGAGACAGGAATGCTGAACTCAAGTCGAAGAGCCATAAGCAATACAACGAAAACTTTTCGAATTAGCCAAGACTCAGCGATAATTGAAGCTAATGACATTAGCACTAAAAAATATCAGCAGTTGACAGCTTGTCATAATTTAACATCTTTAGAAATAGCAGAATGTAAGAGGTACAACCTAAAAAAAACTTATCAGCTAAATAATATCTCACGCGAAGACATTAAGTTTGATAAGGTTTTCAACAGGAAACTTTTTAAAGTCGTATGCTCTATACCTGATGAATCTAACGACTTAATGAGTGATGACCCTAACTTACTCAGAGCCGCTAATTTACTAGTTAGCATAGTTTTTCGCTCAGATACTGTTGATGTTAGAGAGAAAAGCAATCATTTCATTCATGAAGGTAAAACTCTAAATATAGTAGCTTGCCTTGCAAAACACTGGAAAATACTCGGACACGAATTTCCTAATGTAACTGCGCCCTATCAGATAAATACAAAAAATAAAGCAACTCGATTTTTAAAGTCTGCACTACATGTGATTGGAGCTGATCTAACAAAGTTTAGCGGAAATACAGGTAAAGCAAGGATAGTATTCAAAGACAACGCTCTATCCTATTTTAATAGGTTATAG
- a CDS encoding helix-turn-helix transcriptional regulator gives MTSKNIQILRKTDVLQKVSISKATLHRKINNGTFPPSIDLGANSVGFLAHEIDLIIVAMATNQDLKATVERIIEKRNTLLSEALIQLAA, from the coding sequence ATGACATCTAAAAACATCCAAATTCTTCGTAAAACTGACGTTCTTCAAAAAGTCTCAATTTCAAAAGCGACCCTTCACCGAAAAATCAACAACGGCACTTTTCCTCCTTCTATAGATCTAGGAGCAAATTCTGTTGGATTTCTAGCTCACGAGATAGATCTCATCATTGTAGCGATGGCTACCAATCAAGATTTAAAAGCTACTGTTGAAAGAATTATCGAAAAGAGAAATACACTTTTAAGTGAAGCACTTATACAACTAGCCGCTTAA
- a CDS encoding integrase domain-containing protein: MARATSPLSDTKIKNTKPTDKQFALYDGNGLQLRIMPNGTKSWLFNYIHPITKKRKNLGLGKYPDITLSSARNKVREMRQLVAESIDPKTHRDNELANKLLERETTLFSVAAEWFELKRDTVSEDYANDIWRSLELHIFPNLGQLAIYDLKAPTVINQLRPLESAGSLETVRRVCQRLNEIMTYAVNSGKIQANTFAGIKQVFKQPKVQHQKTISPHELPVVMKAMSEVNIKVITRCAFEFQLHTLTRPNETAKARWNEIDFENEVWTIPANKMKMKRDHKIPLSQSVIRLLDFMKSISAHREYIFPSNTKPTSHLNTQSVNSALKRAGLSGKLVSHGMRSIGSTALNEQCFNPDAIEVALAHVDHNSIRAIYNNAEYLTERRQIMSWWSDFIDTAAGQNFTLSKKSI, encoded by the coding sequence ATGGCTAGAGCTACCTCCCCCCTTTCTGATACAAAAATCAAAAATACCAAACCTACTGATAAGCAATTCGCTTTGTATGACGGTAACGGGTTGCAACTAAGAATAATGCCAAATGGCACAAAGTCTTGGCTGTTTAATTATATCCACCCAATAACCAAAAAGCGGAAAAATCTAGGTCTAGGAAAATACCCAGATATCACGCTATCTTCTGCACGCAACAAAGTAAGAGAAATGAGGCAACTAGTTGCTGAAAGTATTGATCCTAAAACACACAGAGACAATGAGCTGGCAAATAAGTTACTTGAACGAGAAACTACACTTTTTAGTGTCGCGGCAGAATGGTTCGAGCTAAAAAGAGATACCGTCAGTGAAGACTACGCAAATGATATATGGCGTTCGTTAGAACTTCATATATTTCCAAACCTAGGTCAGTTAGCAATCTATGACTTAAAAGCCCCAACAGTGATAAATCAACTGCGTCCGCTAGAAAGTGCAGGATCTTTAGAAACTGTTCGTAGGGTTTGCCAGCGTTTAAACGAGATAATGACCTACGCCGTAAACAGTGGAAAAATCCAAGCAAATACTTTTGCAGGGATAAAGCAAGTATTCAAACAGCCAAAAGTTCAGCATCAAAAAACGATATCGCCACACGAATTACCAGTAGTTATGAAGGCGATGTCCGAGGTTAACATCAAAGTAATAACACGCTGTGCCTTTGAGTTTCAACTTCATACTCTCACTCGCCCTAACGAGACAGCAAAGGCAAGATGGAATGAAATAGACTTCGAGAATGAAGTGTGGACGATCCCTGCTAACAAAATGAAAATGAAACGAGATCATAAAATCCCACTATCCCAATCAGTGATAAGACTATTGGATTTCATGAAGTCTATCTCAGCCCACAGAGAATACATCTTTCCAAGCAATACTAAACCAACCTCACACTTAAATACTCAATCAGTAAATAGCGCTTTAAAACGTGCAGGACTATCGGGAAAACTTGTTAGTCATGGTATGCGTTCGATTGGTAGTACAGCTTTGAACGAGCAATGTTTCAATCCAGATGCGATAGAAGTTGCTTTAGCTCATGTAGATCATAATTCCATTCGTGCAATCTACAACAACGCTGAATACCTAACGGAAAGACGACAGATCATGTCTTGGTGGAGTGACTTTATTGACACTGCCGCTGGGCAGAATTTTACCTTATCAAAAAAATCCATATAA
- the smpB gene encoding SsrA-binding protein SmpB: protein MAKNKSKAGSNTIALNKKARHEYFIDDEIEAGLELQGWEVKSLREGKTNIAESYVYIRDGEAFISGMTITPLTQASTHIVANPTRIRKLLMSRKELDNLIGRINREGMTLVATALYWSRSWAKIKVGVAKGKKLHDKRTDMKEKDWARDKARIMKSNLR, encoded by the coding sequence ATGGCAAAGAATAAATCAAAAGCCGGTAGTAATACCATTGCGCTTAATAAGAAAGCTCGCCACGAATATTTCATCGATGATGAGATAGAAGCGGGGCTTGAGCTACAAGGCTGGGAAGTAAAATCCCTACGTGAAGGCAAAACCAATATCGCAGAAAGCTACGTCTACATCCGAGATGGCGAAGCATTCATCAGTGGTATGACGATCACTCCGCTAACTCAAGCGAGTACTCATATCGTGGCGAACCCAACACGCATCCGTAAACTACTAATGTCGAGAAAAGAACTCGATAACCTTATCGGTCGTATTAACCGTGAAGGCATGACACTTGTCGCAACCGCGCTTTACTGGTCTCGCTCTTGGGCGAAGATTAAAGTTGGTGTCGCGAAAGGTAAAAAGCTGCACGATAAACGTACTGATATGAAAGAAAAAGATTGGGCGAGAGATAAAGCACGAATTATGAAGAGTAATTTGCGTTAA
- a CDS encoding SRPBCC family protein, whose protein sequence is MPKVTRSALVSFSADQMFSLVNDVARYHEFLPGCSGSRVIESSDSTMVASVDVSKAGISKTFTTSNRLADGAEILMELVDGPFKKLQGGWYFTPLDEQACKVELKLEFEFSSRMIEMAFGKVFNELTSNMVSAFTQRAKQVY, encoded by the coding sequence ATGCCAAAGGTTACTCGTTCAGCATTAGTGTCGTTTAGTGCCGACCAGATGTTCAGCTTGGTCAATGATGTTGCTCGTTATCACGAGTTTTTGCCAGGGTGTTCTGGTTCACGTGTGATCGAATCTTCAGATTCAACTATGGTAGCTTCAGTTGATGTCTCTAAAGCGGGTATCAGCAAAACATTTACCACATCGAACCGCTTAGCGGATGGCGCTGAGATCTTGATGGAGCTGGTGGACGGCCCGTTTAAAAAGCTACAGGGCGGTTGGTATTTTACTCCGCTCGATGAGCAAGCGTGTAAGGTTGAGCTTAAGTTAGAGTTTGAATTCTCTAGCCGAATGATTGAAATGGCATTTGGTAAGGTTTTCAATGAGCTGACGAGTAATATGGTCAGTGCTTTTACTCAACGCGCGAAACAGGTCTACTAA
- a CDS encoding RnfH family protein — MTIESDMIHVEVVFALPHEQRVFTLVVNKHATVEEIIAQSGVLELYPEIDLAKNKVGVFSRNVKLDATVRDKDRIEIYRALLADPKEIRRKRAEQAKAAAAKS, encoded by the coding sequence ATGACTATTGAATCGGATATGATCCACGTAGAGGTTGTGTTTGCACTTCCGCATGAACAGCGTGTGTTTACTTTAGTAGTAAACAAGCACGCGACCGTTGAAGAGATCATTGCGCAGTCTGGCGTTTTGGAATTGTACCCAGAGATCGACTTAGCAAAAAACAAGGTTGGCGTATTCAGCCGCAACGTTAAGCTAGATGCGACGGTTCGCGATAAAGATCGTATCGAAATCTACCGAGCACTGTTAGCCGATCCAAAAGAGATCCGCCGTAAGCGTGCTGAGCAAGCGAAAGCAGCCGCAGCTAAATCGTAA